A DNA window from Mycolicibacter terrae contains the following coding sequences:
- a CDS encoding VOC family protein, with amino-acid sequence MADWPEELSSIGALRFARRSSNFTAAVAFYRDLVGLPLYSTFTGSYGSNGAIFGLPGAALTLEIVEAAHGVAVDTHEQLCLYFPDETARGAATRRLRAAGVVPVESHPYWAATGAETYRDPDGREVVFAPFVFGVNEPEVGGVSGSHWVRRDD; translated from the coding sequence ATGGCGGACTGGCCCGAAGAGTTGAGCTCGATCGGCGCGCTCCGATTTGCTCGAAGGTCATCCAACTTCACTGCGGCGGTTGCGTTTTACCGCGACTTGGTCGGACTACCGCTGTATTCGACGTTCACCGGAAGCTACGGCAGCAACGGTGCGATATTCGGCTTGCCGGGGGCCGCACTCACCCTTGAAATCGTCGAAGCCGCGCACGGCGTCGCGGTGGACACACATGAACAGCTGTGCCTCTATTTCCCCGACGAGACAGCACGGGGCGCGGCGACGAGGCGTCTTCGGGCCGCAGGTGTCGTGCCGGTCGAGTCCCACCCATATTGGGCGGCGACCGGGGCCGAAACGTATCGCGACCCGGACGGCCGCGAGGTTGTTTTCGCGCCCTTCGTGTTCGGAGTCAACGAGCCCGAGGTCGGTGGCGTCTCCGGTTCGCATTGGGTCAGGCGCGACGACTGA
- a CDS encoding sensor domain-containing protein yields MKTSRLVPLWAVAAAVVGCTRLVGGTALPPLAPPAPDDAVDLGRIMLDTPRMRAVVGADDQLTIIPTMDSSAPADIDELAATIPPPCRFIFAETAVFGGGPTRFHKTTYQYPPKAAMVSEGAAVYPDGESARYALDALQATVAECADSSAGPGLVGEWAADEQSLHTRAGACGRSYRLKSVVLLEVTHCGFSESIADLVLVNMAAGIPG; encoded by the coding sequence GTGAAGACGTCGCGGCTGGTACCGCTCTGGGCGGTGGCGGCCGCGGTGGTGGGCTGCACCCGGCTGGTCGGCGGGACGGCGCTGCCGCCGCTGGCGCCGCCGGCGCCCGACGACGCCGTCGACCTCGGCCGGATCATGCTCGACACACCCCGGATGCGGGCCGTCGTCGGCGCCGACGATCAGCTGACGATCATCCCCACCATGGATTCCAGCGCGCCGGCGGACATCGACGAGCTCGCCGCGACCATCCCGCCACCGTGCCGGTTCATCTTCGCCGAGACCGCAGTGTTCGGGGGCGGGCCGACACGTTTCCACAAGACCACCTACCAGTACCCGCCCAAGGCCGCGATGGTCTCCGAGGGCGCCGCCGTCTACCCCGACGGCGAATCCGCGCGGTATGCCCTCGACGCGCTGCAGGCCACGGTCGCCGAGTGCGCCGACAGCTCCGCCGGCCCGGGATTGGTCGGCGAGTGGGCTGCCGACGAGCAGTCCCTGCACACCCGTGCCGGCGCTTGCGGGCGCTCCTACCGGCTCAAGTCGGTGGTCCTGCTGGAGGTCACCCACTGCGGCTTCTCGGAGTCGATCGCCGACCTGGTGTTGGTCAACATGGCGGCCGGGATTCCCGGCTAG
- a CDS encoding methionine synthase, whose amino-acid sequence MTAFATGTGLGSWPGTSARAAAEVVVGELGGSLAHLVELPGRGVGADMIGRAGALLVDIAIDTAPRGYRLAARPGAVSRRAVSLFAEDTDALEEAWEIAGLRGSGRPVKVQAPGPLTLAAELELANGHRAIADPGAVRDLAASLAEGLKTHRADLSRRLDTPVIVQLDEPSLAAAVAGRLAGVTALSPVPAVDEAVATALFDGCVETIEGEVLVHSCASDLPWNVLQRSAITALALDCTALDSGDYDQIGAFIESGRTVVMGLVPAVAPARSSSMEELAAAAAAITDRIGFARSVLVEQVGISPVCGMAGATAGWARTAAGLVRRVGEALAGDPEAI is encoded by the coding sequence GTGACTGCTTTCGCCACCGGGACCGGACTGGGGTCGTGGCCGGGTACCTCCGCGCGGGCGGCGGCCGAGGTGGTGGTCGGTGAGCTGGGCGGCAGCCTGGCCCATCTGGTCGAGCTGCCGGGCCGCGGAGTGGGCGCGGACATGATCGGTCGTGCCGGTGCGCTGCTGGTCGACATCGCCATCGACACCGCCCCGCGCGGGTACCGGCTGGCGGCCCGCCCGGGCGCGGTGAGCCGGCGCGCGGTGAGCTTGTTCGCCGAGGACACCGACGCCCTCGAAGAGGCCTGGGAGATCGCCGGCCTGCGGGGGAGTGGACGGCCGGTCAAGGTGCAGGCACCGGGGCCACTGACCCTGGCCGCCGAGTTGGAGCTGGCCAACGGCCACCGCGCCATCGCCGACCCCGGTGCGGTGCGGGATCTGGCCGCGTCGCTGGCCGAGGGACTGAAGACGCATCGGGCCGACCTGTCGCGGCGGCTCGACACCCCGGTGATCGTGCAGCTCGACGAGCCGTCCCTGGCCGCCGCGGTCGCCGGCCGGCTGGCCGGGGTCACAGCGTTGAGCCCGGTGCCCGCCGTCGACGAAGCGGTGGCCACTGCGCTGTTCGACGGCTGCGTCGAAACGATCGAAGGAGAGGTTCTGGTGCACAGTTGTGCATCGGACCTTCCGTGGAACGTGTTGCAACGCAGCGCTATCACGGCGCTGGCGCTGGACTGCACCGCGTTGGACTCGGGCGACTACGACCAGATCGGTGCATTCATCGAATCCGGCCGCACCGTGGTGATGGGGCTGGTGCCGGCGGTTGCGCCGGCGCGGAGCTCGTCGATGGAGGAACTCGCGGCTGCTGCGGCCGCCATCACCGACCGGATCGGGTTCGCGCGCTCGGTGCTGGTCGAGCAGGTCGGGATCAGCCCGGTCTGCGGGATGGCCGGTGCCACTGCCGGCTGGGCGCGCACCGCGGCAGGGCTGGTGCGCAGGGTCGGTGAGGCGCTGGCCGGCGACCCCGAGGCGATATAA
- a CDS encoding MmcQ/YjbR family DNA-binding protein encodes MPHPIMYRDDDPGLAELRRIALGLPEAFEKISHGRPVFCTPKMFAVYGGSSKTTGAMVRYPHALLVKVEESERRALEQDPRFFYPMYLGPSGWLGLDFGAAAVDWDEVGELVDASFRLTAPQRLIRRLDGS; translated from the coding sequence ATGCCGCACCCGATCATGTACCGCGACGACGACCCTGGACTGGCGGAGTTGCGGCGCATCGCGCTGGGCCTTCCCGAGGCGTTCGAGAAGATCTCTCACGGCCGTCCGGTGTTCTGCACCCCCAAGATGTTCGCGGTCTACGGCGGCAGCAGCAAGACCACCGGCGCGATGGTGCGCTACCCCCATGCGCTGCTGGTCAAGGTCGAGGAGTCCGAGCGACGGGCGCTGGAACAGGATCCGCGGTTCTTCTATCCGATGTACCTGGGGCCCTCCGGCTGGCTAGGGCTGGATTTCGGTGCGGCCGCAGTGGATTGGGATGAAGTCGGCGAACTGGTCGACGCGTCGTTTCGGCTGACCGCGCCGCAGCGGTTGATCCGGCGTCTGGACGGGTCCTGA
- the ligA gene encoding NAD-dependent DNA ligase LigA, with the protein MSPEADSVTPDLRRQWHDLAEEVREHQFRYYVKDAPIITDGEFDELFNALLALEDAYPELRAADSPTQLVGGAGFTTDFAPAEHLERMLSLEDVFSPDELTAWAGRVAGEIGGDTTYLCELKVDGVALGLVYRDGRLISGATRGDGRVGEDVTLNARTIADVPEFLTADSEFPIPAVLEVRGEVYFRLEDFETLNAGLVAEGKAPFANPRNSAAGSLRQKNPAITARRKLRMVCHGLGYTEGFNPATLHEAYTAMKAWGLPVSSHTARVDGMAAVAERITYWGEHRHDVEHEIDGVVVKVDDRALQRRLGATSRVPRWAVAYKYPPEEAQTTLVDIRVSVGRTGRVTPFAYMTPVKVAGSTVSLATLHNASEVKRKGVLIGDTVVIRKAGDVIPEVLGPVVDLRDGTEREFVMPTHCPECGTLLARAKEADVDIRCPNSRSCPAQLRERVFHVAGRGAFDIEALGYEAATALLSAGVISDEGDLFTLTEDDLLRTELFTTKGGALSKNGRQLLTNLDKAKSQPLWRVLVALSIRHVGPTAARALATEFGSLEAITAASTEQLAAVEGVGPTIAAAVTEWFDVDWHRAIVDKWRAAGVRMADERDESIERTLEGLSIVVTGSLTGFSRDEAKEAIIARGGRAAGSVSKKTAYVVAGDAPGSKYDKAVELGVPVLDEDGFVRLLAEGPADDTTD; encoded by the coding sequence GTGAGTCCAGAGGCCGACAGCGTGACCCCGGATCTCCGGCGGCAGTGGCACGACCTGGCCGAAGAGGTGCGCGAACACCAGTTCCGCTACTACGTCAAAGACGCGCCGATCATCACCGACGGCGAATTCGACGAGCTGTTCAACGCACTGCTCGCACTGGAGGACGCCTACCCGGAACTGCGGGCCGCCGACTCGCCGACCCAGCTGGTGGGCGGGGCCGGCTTCACCACCGACTTCGCACCGGCAGAGCACCTGGAACGGATGCTGTCGCTGGAAGACGTGTTCTCACCCGATGAGCTGACCGCCTGGGCGGGCCGGGTCGCCGGTGAGATCGGCGGCGACACCACCTACCTGTGCGAGCTCAAGGTCGACGGGGTGGCGCTCGGACTGGTGTATCGCGACGGCCGGTTGATCAGCGGCGCCACCCGCGGTGACGGCCGGGTCGGCGAGGATGTGACGCTGAACGCGCGGACTATCGCCGACGTCCCCGAATTCCTCACCGCCGACAGCGAATTCCCGATTCCGGCGGTGCTGGAGGTACGCGGCGAGGTGTACTTCCGGCTGGAGGACTTCGAAACCCTCAACGCCGGGCTGGTCGCCGAGGGCAAGGCGCCGTTCGCCAACCCCCGTAACAGCGCGGCCGGATCACTGCGACAGAAGAACCCGGCCATCACCGCCCGGCGCAAACTGCGGATGGTCTGCCACGGCCTCGGCTACACCGAGGGATTCAACCCCGCGACCCTGCACGAGGCCTACACCGCGATGAAGGCCTGGGGACTGCCGGTCTCATCGCACACCGCCCGGGTCGACGGTATGGCCGCGGTGGCCGAACGCATCACCTACTGGGGCGAGCACCGCCACGATGTCGAACACGAAATCGACGGTGTGGTCGTCAAAGTCGACGACCGGGCACTGCAGCGCCGGCTCGGCGCCACCTCGCGGGTGCCCCGCTGGGCGGTGGCCTACAAATACCCGCCGGAGGAGGCGCAGACCACGCTGGTCGACATCCGGGTCAGTGTCGGGCGCACCGGCCGGGTCACCCCGTTCGCCTACATGACCCCGGTCAAGGTGGCCGGCTCCACGGTGAGCCTGGCCACCTTGCACAATGCCTCGGAGGTCAAGCGCAAGGGCGTGCTGATCGGTGACACCGTGGTGATCCGCAAGGCCGGTGACGTGATCCCCGAGGTGCTCGGACCCGTGGTCGACCTGCGTGACGGCACCGAACGCGAGTTCGTCATGCCGACCCACTGCCCGGAATGCGGAACCCTGCTGGCGCGGGCCAAGGAAGCCGACGTCGACATCCGCTGTCCCAATTCGCGGTCCTGCCCGGCCCAGCTGCGCGAGCGGGTGTTCCACGTTGCCGGCCGCGGTGCCTTCGACATCGAGGCCCTGGGCTACGAAGCGGCGACCGCGCTGTTGAGCGCCGGCGTCATCTCCGACGAGGGCGATCTGTTCACCCTCACCGAAGACGACCTGCTGCGCACCGAGTTGTTCACCACCAAGGGCGGCGCGCTGTCCAAGAACGGCCGGCAATTGCTGACCAACCTCGACAAGGCCAAGTCCCAACCGCTGTGGCGGGTGTTGGTGGCATTGTCGATCCGCCATGTCGGCCCGACCGCCGCCCGGGCGCTGGCAACCGAATTCGGCAGCCTGGAGGCGATCACCGCGGCGTCTACCGAGCAGCTCGCGGCGGTCGAGGGCGTCGGGCCCACCATTGCCGCCGCGGTCACCGAATGGTTCGACGTCGACTGGCACCGCGCGATCGTCGACAAGTGGCGGGCGGCCGGGGTGCGGATGGCCGACGAACGCGACGAGAGCATCGAACGCACGCTGGAGGGCCTGAGCATCGTCGTGACGGGTTCGCTGACCGGCTTCTCCCGCGATGAGGCCAAGGAGGCGATCATCGCGCGTGGAGGCCGCGCCGCCGGGTCGGTGTCGAAGAAGACGGCCTATGTCGTCGCCGGTGACGCGCCGGGGTCGAAGTACGACAAGGCCGTCGAACTCGGGGTCCCGGTCCTCGACGAGGACGGTTTCGTCAGGCTGCTGGCCGAGGGCCCGGCGGACGACACAACGGATTAG
- a CDS encoding ACT domain-containing protein, whose protein sequence is MPSYLLRVELADRPGSLGSLAVALGSVGADILSLDVVERANGSAIDDLVVELPRGSMPDVLITAAERLTGIRVHSVRPHTGLLEAHRELELIDRVAAAGNRQAKLQKLVDDAPRVLRVSWCVVLYGEGSAGQFRRLAGSPGTPETQVDAVPWLPLERATALDNTADWVPAVWREMDTALLAAPLGDPGTVVVLGRTGGPAFLPAEVARLGYLAGIVATLLR, encoded by the coding sequence GTGCCTTCCTATCTGCTGCGCGTCGAACTCGCCGACCGCCCGGGCAGCCTCGGCTCGCTGGCGGTCGCGTTGGGCTCGGTGGGTGCCGACATCCTGTCGCTGGACGTCGTCGAGCGCGCCAACGGCTCGGCGATCGACGACCTGGTGGTCGAGCTGCCGCGCGGATCGATGCCCGACGTGCTGATCACCGCCGCCGAGCGGCTCACCGGGATACGGGTGCACAGTGTGCGCCCGCACACCGGGCTGTTGGAGGCGCACCGCGAACTCGAGCTCATCGACCGCGTCGCGGCGGCGGGGAATCGCCAGGCCAAGCTTCAGAAACTGGTCGACGACGCTCCCCGGGTCCTGCGGGTCAGCTGGTGCGTGGTGCTGTACGGCGAGGGATCTGCCGGGCAGTTCCGCCGGCTGGCCGGCAGCCCGGGCACTCCCGAGACCCAAGTCGACGCGGTGCCGTGGCTGCCGCTGGAACGCGCCACCGCACTGGACAACACCGCCGACTGGGTGCCCGCGGTGTGGCGGGAGATGGACACTGCGCTGCTGGCCGCCCCACTGGGTGACCCGGGCACCGTCGTCGTGTTGGGACGCACCGGCGGTCCGGCGTTCCTGCCGGCCGAAGTGGCGCGGCTGGGCTATCTCGCCGGGATCGTCGCGACCCTGTTGCGCTAA
- the gatC gene encoding Asp-tRNA(Asn)/Glu-tRNA(Gln) amidotransferase subunit GatC: protein MPQISRDEVAHLARLARLALTDAELDGFAGQLDAILAHVSTIAAVDVTGVEATDNPLKAVNVTRPDEIVPCLTQQQALAAAPRAEDGRFAVPQILGEGQ from the coding sequence GTGCCCCAGATCTCCCGTGACGAGGTAGCCCACCTGGCCCGACTGGCCCGACTGGCGCTGACCGACGCTGAGTTGGACGGCTTCGCCGGCCAGCTCGATGCGATCCTGGCCCATGTCAGCACGATTGCGGCCGTCGACGTCACCGGCGTCGAGGCGACCGACAACCCGCTCAAGGCCGTCAACGTCACTCGCCCCGACGAGATCGTGCCGTGCCTGACGCAGCAGCAGGCGCTCGCGGCCGCCCCCCGTGCCGAAGACGGCCGCTTCGCGGTCCCGCAGATCCTGGGGGAGGGTCAGTGA
- the gatA gene encoding Asp-tRNA(Asn)/Glu-tRNA(Gln) amidotransferase subunit GatA — protein MSELIRSDAATLAAKIAAREVSSVEVTRAHLDQIAATDDRYGAFLHVGADEALTAAEAADKAIAAGEAPSALAGVPLALKDVFTSVDAPTTCGSKILEGWRPPYDATVTARLRAAGIPILGKTNMDEFAMGSSTENSAYGPTRNPWDVERVPGGSGGGSAAALAAFQAPLAIGTDTGGSIRQPAALTATVGVKPTYGTVSRYGLVACASSLDQGGPCARTVADTALLHSVIAGYDPRDSTSLDVAVPDVVGAARAGAAGDLSGVRIGVVRQLHSGEGYQPGVLASFNAAVEQLKTLGAQISEVDCPHIDYSLSAYYLILPSEVSSNLARFDAMRFGLRIGDDGTHSAEEVMALTRAAGFGPEVKRRIMLGTYALSAGYYDAYYNQAQKVRTLIARDLDEAYKSVDVLVSPTTPTTAFRLGEKVDDPLAMYLFDLCTLPLNLAGHCGMSVPSGLSGDDGLPVGLQIMAPALADDRLYRVGAAYEAARGALPTAI, from the coding sequence GTGAGCGAGCTGATCCGGTCCGACGCGGCCACCCTGGCGGCCAAGATCGCCGCCCGCGAGGTGTCCTCGGTCGAAGTCACCCGCGCCCACCTCGACCAGATCGCCGCCACCGACGACCGGTACGGGGCGTTTCTGCACGTCGGCGCCGATGAGGCGCTGACCGCGGCGGAGGCTGCCGACAAGGCCATCGCCGCCGGCGAGGCGCCGTCGGCGCTGGCCGGGGTGCCCCTGGCGCTCAAAGACGTGTTCACCAGCGTCGACGCGCCCACTACCTGCGGATCGAAGATCCTGGAGGGCTGGCGGCCCCCCTACGACGCGACCGTCACCGCCCGGCTTCGGGCGGCCGGGATCCCGATCCTGGGCAAGACCAACATGGACGAGTTCGCGATGGGCTCGTCGACGGAGAACTCCGCATACGGCCCGACCCGCAACCCGTGGGATGTCGAGCGGGTGCCGGGCGGCTCCGGGGGCGGCAGTGCCGCGGCGCTGGCGGCGTTCCAGGCGCCACTGGCCATCGGTACCGACACCGGCGGCTCGATCCGCCAGCCGGCCGCGCTGACCGCCACCGTCGGCGTCAAACCCACCTACGGCACCGTGAGCCGCTACGGGCTGGTGGCATGCGCGTCCTCACTGGACCAGGGCGGGCCGTGCGCGCGCACCGTCGCCGACACCGCGCTGCTGCACTCGGTGATCGCCGGGTATGACCCGCGCGATTCCACTTCGTTGGATGTAGCGGTGCCCGACGTCGTCGGCGCCGCGCGCGCCGGGGCCGCCGGTGATCTGTCCGGGGTGCGGATCGGGGTGGTGCGCCAGCTGCACAGCGGGGAGGGCTACCAGCCGGGCGTGCTGGCGTCGTTCAACGCGGCCGTCGAACAGCTGAAAACGCTGGGCGCGCAGATCTCCGAGGTGGACTGCCCGCACATCGACTACTCGCTGAGCGCCTACTACCTGATCCTGCCGTCAGAGGTGTCGTCCAACCTGGCCCGCTTCGACGCGATGCGCTTCGGGTTGCGGATCGGCGATGATGGCACCCACAGCGCCGAGGAGGTGATGGCGCTGACCCGCGCGGCCGGCTTCGGTCCGGAGGTCAAGCGCCGCATCATGCTCGGCACCTATGCGCTGTCGGCGGGCTACTACGACGCCTACTACAACCAGGCGCAGAAGGTGCGCACCCTGATCGCCCGCGACCTCGACGAGGCCTACAAGTCCGTCGACGTGCTGGTCTCGCCGACCACGCCCACCACGGCGTTCCGGCTGGGGGAGAAGGTCGACGACCCGCTGGCGATGTACCTGTTCGACCTGTGCACGCTGCCGCTGAACCTGGCCGGGCACTGCGGCATGTCGGTGCCCTCGGGGCTCTCCGGCGACGACGGGCTGCCGGTGGGCCTGCAGATCATGGCGCCCGCCCTGGCCGATGACCGGCTCTACCGGGTGGGGGCCGCCTACGAGGCCGCCCGCGGGGCGCTGCCGACCGCAATCTGA
- the tenA gene encoding thiaminase II, protein MANRTRDALWGQAAEIYARICAHPFITGLTDGTLDHDRFRYYIVQDAHYLRAYARALAGCAAKAPLEGELTMFAEHAGVAIAAENELHAGLLTDLGLDAGAAAAVPVGPATQAYASYLLAITGSGSYAEAVAAVLPCYWIYARVGEHLQRHGSPEPLFQRWIDTYAGQEFQAVVDAVLAVTDRVGADASPTERELMRRHFHTTARYEWMFFDAAYRMEDWPV, encoded by the coding sequence ATGGCCAATCGCACACGTGACGCACTCTGGGGCCAGGCCGCCGAGATCTATGCGCGAATCTGCGCTCACCCGTTCATCACCGGACTCACCGACGGGACCCTGGACCACGACCGATTCCGCTACTACATCGTCCAGGACGCCCACTACCTGCGGGCCTATGCGCGGGCGCTGGCGGGCTGTGCGGCCAAGGCGCCGCTCGAGGGGGAGCTGACGATGTTCGCCGAGCACGCCGGGGTGGCGATCGCCGCCGAGAACGAGCTGCACGCCGGGCTGCTCACCGATCTGGGGCTCGACGCCGGCGCCGCCGCGGCGGTTCCGGTCGGCCCGGCCACCCAGGCTTACGCCAGCTACCTGCTGGCCATCACCGGTTCCGGTTCCTACGCCGAGGCCGTCGCGGCGGTGCTGCCCTGTTACTGGATCTACGCCAGGGTCGGCGAACACCTGCAGCGTCACGGCTCGCCCGAGCCGCTGTTCCAACGCTGGATCGACACCTATGCTGGCCAGGAGTTCCAGGCGGTGGTCGATGCGGTGCTCGCGGTCACCGACCGGGTCGGTGCGGACGCGTCGCCTACCGAGCGGGAACTGATGCGCCGGCATTTCCACACCACCGCACGCTATGAGTGGATGTTCTTCGACGCCGCCTACCGGATGGAGGACTGGCCGGTGTGA
- the gatB gene encoding Asp-tRNA(Asn)/Glu-tRNA(Gln) amidotransferase subunit GatB encodes MTAAVAELLDYDDVVARFDPVLGLEVHVELSTATKMFCGCSTAFGAEPNTQVCPVCLGLPGSLPVLNAAAVESAIRIGLALNCEIASWCRFARKNYFYPDQPKNYQISQYDEPIAFNGHLDVPLDDGSVWRVDIERAHMEEDTGKLTHVGSDTGRIEGASESLVDYNRAGVPLIEIVTKPITGTGERAPQIARAYVTALRDLLRSLDVSDVRMDQGSMRCDANVSLMLTGATEFGTRTETKNVNSLKSVEVAVSYEMRRQAAVLTGGGTVTQETRHFHEAGYTSPGRAKETAEDYRYFPEPDLEPVAPSAELVQELRGTIGELPWLARKKIQDEWGVSDEVMRDLVNAGAVELVAATVAAGASSEAARAWWGNFLVQKANEAGVELDALAITPAQVAEVVSLVESGELSNKLARQVVEGVLAGEGEPTQVMTDRGLVVVRDDSVIQAAIDDALAANPDVAEKIRGGKVQAAGAIVGAVMKATKGQADAARVRELVLEACG; translated from the coding sequence ATGACCGCTGCTGTCGCCGAACTGCTCGACTACGACGACGTCGTCGCCCGCTTCGACCCGGTACTGGGCTTGGAGGTGCACGTCGAGCTGTCCACGGCCACCAAGATGTTCTGCGGGTGCTCGACCGCGTTCGGCGCCGAACCCAACACCCAGGTGTGCCCGGTCTGCCTGGGGCTGCCCGGTTCGCTGCCGGTGCTCAACGCCGCCGCGGTCGAATCGGCGATCCGGATCGGGCTGGCGCTGAACTGCGAGATCGCCTCCTGGTGCCGGTTCGCCCGCAAGAACTACTTCTATCCCGACCAGCCGAAGAACTACCAGATCTCCCAGTACGACGAGCCGATCGCGTTCAACGGTCACCTGGACGTGCCGCTCGACGACGGGTCGGTCTGGCGGGTGGACATCGAACGCGCCCACATGGAGGAGGACACCGGCAAGCTCACCCACGTGGGCAGCGACACCGGCCGCATCGAGGGCGCCAGCGAATCCCTGGTGGACTACAACCGGGCCGGCGTACCCCTGATCGAGATCGTCACCAAGCCGATCACCGGGACCGGCGAGCGTGCCCCGCAGATCGCCCGGGCATATGTGACCGCGCTGCGGGACCTGCTGCGCTCCCTGGACGTCTCCGATGTGCGCATGGATCAGGGGTCTATGCGCTGTGACGCCAACGTATCGCTGATGCTCACCGGCGCAACGGAATTCGGTACCCGCACCGAGACCAAGAACGTCAACTCACTCAAGAGTGTCGAGGTGGCGGTCAGCTACGAGATGCGTCGCCAGGCCGCGGTGCTGACCGGCGGTGGCACTGTCACCCAGGAGACCCGGCATTTTCACGAGGCCGGTTACACCAGCCCGGGGCGGGCAAAGGAAACCGCTGAGGACTACCGCTACTTTCCCGAGCCGGACCTGGAGCCGGTGGCACCGAGCGCGGAGCTGGTTCAGGAGCTGCGCGGCACCATCGGCGAGCTGCCGTGGCTGGCCCGCAAGAAGATTCAAGACGAGTGGGGCGTCTCCGATGAGGTGATGCGCGATCTGGTCAATGCGGGCGCGGTCGAGTTGGTGGCGGCGACCGTGGCAGCCGGGGCCTCCAGCGAGGCCGCCCGAGCCTGGTGGGGAAACTTCCTGGTGCAAAAGGCCAACGAAGCCGGCGTCGAACTCGACGCCCTGGCGATCACGCCGGCGCAGGTCGCCGAGGTGGTGTCGCTGGTGGAGTCGGGTGAGCTGTCCAACAAGCTGGCCCGCCAGGTGGTCGAAGGAGTGCTCGCCGGGGAGGGGGAGCCGACCCAGGTGATGACCGACCGCGGCCTGGTCGTGGTGCGCGACGACTCGGTGATCCAAGCCGCGATCGACGATGCGTTGGCCGCCAATCCCGATGTGGCCGAGAAGATCCGGGGCGGCAAAGTGCAGGCCGCCGGCGCCATCGTGGGCGCGGTGATGAAAGCCACCAAGGGCCAGGCCGACGCCGCCCGGGTGCGAGAACTGGTGCTGGAAGCCTGCGGGTAG
- the gjpA gene encoding outer membrane porin GjpA — translation MHNVVRSPWIVAGAALVGAGAIAATPVTMPLPSLPAGHSPVVALTADFDPFGAWQDVFDTAKTNATTLWDAMSAAPMVAGQQLIADLINGTSIDPQAVIDAIVQPSMQTDLPMSPLLLSNDALQALITLVMPQYMPDDFPLSTDELTPVLSFLASPISGVLIGALAPSISPLVALYNGVTEISTALSGDNPDWTAALQDMANLPANMVGGLLNGATLNLDALLPSLIEGGLLPADLDVTALSYTFGGLLSPGLTGTDVEGFVNLISDGSSPGIGGSIINGLGLTTGLMGFPLVVEGQGVGLLGAWQSLQEIIANALGWDGVGNPLDDVAAGGSAVGTDLLADLASSIGL, via the coding sequence ATGCACAACGTTGTTCGCTCACCGTGGATCGTCGCCGGTGCGGCGCTAGTCGGCGCCGGCGCCATCGCCGCCACCCCGGTCACCATGCCGCTGCCGAGCCTGCCGGCCGGGCACTCGCCCGTGGTCGCGCTGACCGCCGACTTCGACCCGTTCGGCGCCTGGCAGGACGTGTTCGATACCGCCAAGACCAACGCCACCACGCTGTGGGATGCCATGTCTGCGGCCCCGATGGTTGCCGGACAGCAGCTGATCGCGGACCTGATCAACGGCACATCGATCGACCCGCAGGCGGTCATTGACGCGATCGTGCAGCCCAGCATGCAGACCGACCTGCCCATGTCACCGCTGCTGTTGAGCAACGACGCGCTGCAGGCACTGATCACCCTGGTGATGCCGCAATACATGCCCGACGACTTCCCCCTCAGCACCGATGAGCTCACGCCGGTTCTCTCTTTCCTGGCGTCACCGATCAGCGGGGTGCTGATCGGCGCGCTCGCCCCGAGCATCAGCCCGCTGGTCGCGCTCTACAACGGCGTTACCGAGATCAGCACCGCGTTGTCCGGTGACAACCCGGATTGGACGGCGGCGCTGCAGGACATGGCCAACCTCCCGGCCAACATGGTCGGCGGGCTTCTCAACGGGGCCACCCTCAACCTGGACGCGCTGCTGCCGAGCCTGATCGAGGGCGGCCTGCTGCCCGCGGACCTGGACGTCACCGCGCTCAGCTACACCTTCGGTGGCCTGCTGTCGCCCGGCCTCACCGGCACCGACGTCGAGGGCTTCGTCAACTTGATCAGCGACGGCAGCTCCCCCGGCATCGGCGGCTCGATCATCAACGGACTGGGCCTGACCACCGGCCTCATGGGCTTCCCGCTGGTGGTTGAAGGCCAAGGCGTCGGACTGCTGGGCGCGTGGCAAAGCCTGCAGGAGATCATTGCCAACGCTCTTGGCTGGGACGGCGTGGGCAACCCGCTCGACGACGTGGCCGCCGGTGGCAGCGCGGTCGGCACCGACCTGCTCGCCGACCTGGCGAGTTCGATCGGCCTGTAG